Proteins encoded in a region of the Ursus arctos isolate Adak ecotype North America unplaced genomic scaffold, UrsArc2.0 scaffold_2, whole genome shotgun sequence genome:
- the LOC125281637 gene encoding uncharacterized protein LOC125281637 → MHTEARVLKELPVVMVNTRTPTGVPFLAAPPTRSAVGFSPPASRISPLSHLLCLVVRRPGRAQIRFPNPTSGAPRAGSLLPSPPKASTHVDRNRRARETRPAQRPPPCHGQPPAGPANPPTLLAAPSKRCTPPSLTHALSFGHAPCSGLRAPGSRLPAPGSHRARARGPWSHAKGWPAALAGNRTRVNCLEGSYAHHYTTNAAQPGPPPDAGPGFAAAPSRLLSTASAAWRSPAPTSCPTAARRRHTRQQRPPGAPPAPARRSCAAPQAPPPAARLWGALWPPCGSRALAPRHTLPLPDPLAWALLHPLVREPTSRTDGGPHTAATHPSPVRHPLPPLPRHGAASRPQGAP, encoded by the exons ATGCACACAGAGGCAAGGGTGCTGAAGGAACTCCCTGTGGTGATGGTAAACACCCGGACGCCCACAGGGGTTCCTTTCCTGGCTG cccctcccacccgcTCGGCCGTTGGGTTTTCCCCACCGGCCTCCCGAATCTCCCCGCTGTCTCACCTGCTCTGCCTGGTGGTCCGGCGACCTGGACGTGCCCAGATTCGCTTTCCCAACCCCACCTCCGGGGCGCCACGGGCCGGCTCTCTGCTCCCATCTCCGCCCAAGGCCAGCACCCACGTGGACCGCAATCGCCGGGCACGGGAGACGCGGCCAGCCCAGAG GCCCCCGCCTTGCCACGGCCAGCCGCCCGCCGGCCCTGCCAATCCACCTACCCTGCTGGCAGCACCCTCAAAACGCTGCACGCCTCCTTCCCTCACACACGCGCTCAGCTTCGGCCACGCTCCATGCTCCGGGCTCCGGGCTCCGGGCTcccggctcccggctcccggcTCCCATCGGGCCCGGGCACGAGGGCCCTGGAGCCACGCAAAAGGTTGGCCAGCTGCGTTGGCCGGGAATCGAACCCGGGTCAACTGcttggaaggcagctatgctcACCACTATACCACCAACGCTGCACAGCCCGGGCCGCCCCCAGACGCCGGCCCAGGGTTCGCAGCAGCGCCTTCACGCCTTCTCTCCACCGCCTCGGCCGCCTGGCGCAGCCCTGCCCCGACGTCCTGCCCGACCGCAGCTCGGCGCCGCCACACGCGCCAGCAGCGGCCGCCCGGCGCCCCACCCGCGCCGGCCCGGCGCAGCTGTGCGGCTCCGCAGGCCCcaccgcccgccgcccgcctctGGGGGGCGCTCTGGCCGCCCTGCGGCTCCCGGGCCCTCGCCCCCCGACACACGCTGCCCCTCCCAGACCCGCTGGCCTGGGCCCTTCTCCACCCGCTGGTCCGCGAGCCCACATCCCGCACCGACGGAGGACCCCACACGGCCGCCACCCACCCGTCCCCCGTGCGGCACCCCCTTCCCCCGCTTCCCCGCCACGGGGCAGCGTCGCGTCCCCAAGGAGCGCCTTGA